A region from the Canis lupus dingo isolate Sandy chromosome X, ASM325472v2, whole genome shotgun sequence genome encodes:
- the LOC112668478 gene encoding telomere attrition and p53 response 1 protein, whose amino-acid sequence MEEPPKEGEAEVAEQWFSKWERQCLAEAEQQEQLAPELREEASAEAAGLRSEQQKLWHLFQISATAVAQLYKDAGCQQPELSMWDPFQNAAMAVTSLYKESGDAHQRSFDLGVQVGYQRRIRDVLEWAKQGRSTILREDLISFLCGKVPPAPPPPRAPRTPPKPPAAAAGQAAAPEPGSAVDVDLQPFHEAIAVHGLSGAMASISVRSGAPGSPPQASGVAGAVPGGGRRKSSFLDDDSSPFTSEEQAPRPDSGGTRKRTSARCGDSVTDSPTAKRNRML is encoded by the coding sequence ATGGAGGAGCCGCCGAAGGAGGGCGAGGCCGAGGTCGCCGAGCAGTGGTTCTCCAAGTGGGAGCGCCAGTGCCTGGCCGAGGCCGAGCAGCAAGAGCAGCTGGCCCCCGAGCTGCGGGAGGAGGCGAGCGCCGAGGCGGCGGGGCTCCGGAGCGAGCAGCAGAAGCTGTGGCACCTCTTCCAGATCTCGGCCACCGCCGTGGCCCAGCTCTACAAGGATGCTGGGTGCCAACAGCCAGAACTGTCCATGTGGGACCCCTTCCAGAACGCGGCCATGGCCGTGACCAGTCTGTACAAAGAGAGCGGGGACGCCCACCAACGAAGTTTTGACCTGGGCGTCCAGGTGGGCTACCAGCGGCGCATCCGGGATGTCCTGGAGTGGGCGAAGCAGGGCCGCAGCACCATTCTCCGCGAAGACCTGATCAGCTTCCTGTGTGGCAAAGTGCCCCCCGCGCCtcccccgccgcgcgccccgcggACGCCCCCGAAgccgcccgccgcggccgccggccAGGCCGCGGCCCCCGAGCCCGGCTCGGCCGTGGACGTCGACCTGCAGCCGTTCCACGAGGCCATCGCCGTGCATGGCCTGAGCGGAGCCATGGCGAGCATCAGCGTGAGGTCCGGcgcccccggctccccgccccaGGCCAGCGGCGTCGCGGGCGCGGTGCCCGGCGGCGGGCGCCGGAAAAGTAGCTTCCTCGACGACGACTCGAGCCCCTTCACCTCCGAAGAGCAGGCCCCGCGCCCGGACAGCGGGGGCACCCGCAAGCGCACCTCGGCCCGGTGCGGTGACAGTGTCACAGACTCCCCGACCGCCAAGCGCAACCGGATGCTCTGA